The window ATTTCAGCAACCGATTGCAAACGAAGTATCTGGAGTACTTTAAAAATGATAAAGATCAAGATTTGACAAAGATCTTCTATAACGAATTGTAAAAAATGTGATAAGTCAAGCCTAAGTTTGCTAAAGACCTTTTTTGTGCGCCAAAGAAAAATCATTGAAATACCTCTTAGGACCCGTTACAAAATAACCTTGGTAACGAATAATTATTTTGGGATTAAACACATGAGCTTGCTTGTGAAATTGTTGAGTACAAGTCTAAAAAGATGCCGACGTTATTTCACCGTGGGTACTTAGGTGATATCTAGTTCATTTGTAACTTATCAGAAATTTGATCCATCTCAGTTCGTTCTACATCAATTGGCATTCATTTTCCGTCGCTATTACCTAACTTTGAATGTATTCAAGAAAGTAAATTAGAAAAGTATAGAGGTTGGATTTTGCTCCGGAAAAATTTTGGAATTTACGAAAGGTGGACAATATTTACCAGAGACCTCACATTACCTTTCATGATTTCTTTATTTAGTGGAAAAATAATATAATAGTCATCTTATTATTTGCAATTTTGTATACTTTTCTATAGAGAGTTGTCTTTTAAGTATGATGCGATTTAAGAGTGGAAATAACTTGTAATGCAACTTCTCGTGGATTGTGGTTTTTCTGCAAAACTTCACGATATGCATTACTATAGTCAGTATTTTCATTCAATTGCTGTATGATGATTGCCCTAATCATTTCGGGATCTTGTTTCGTTAAACATGTTTTTAATCTATTTTTTTTGAAATATATAACAGAGCTAGCATAATCTGGGCCTAAAACAAGAATAAGCCGTGCTGCTGATAAATAATCCAATAATTTTGAGGGAAAGGATGTGGAAACCATTATTTTATATTTTTCTTGAAATGAATATGGCGCAAAACACAAAATGCTAGAATGGATCTCTTGTTGCAAGTCTCGATTATCAATACATGGACTACATTTGATACAATCATAATTCCCAATTAAACTTTTTATTTCATTCATGTTTGGCAAGGTAAATCTTAGTTTAATGTTTGAACCAATATTATTGTTTATCTCATCAATTATTTGAGCAATTTGTTTTAGGCCTTCAATATAGAAGTGGCTAAGGTTACCAACATAGATTATTTGTTTCTCATCTGTCCCCAACTTTGAATCATTTTCCTGAAATCCGGTTTCAGATACAAGATCATAAGGGAGAGGAAGAACTACTGAATCTAGATTGTATAGACTTTGAATACGAGATCTTAACCCTTCAGATATAACAAAAATCTGATCTACCTCTTCCAGCCACTTGGGTATATCCTTTTGTGCTACATGTAAAGCGGTTGTATCACCAGATAACTCTGACCCGGAAAGAAAATCATCGACTAGATATGCTGCAATCGGCAGGTTACATGCTTGAGCAATTCGAAGTCCTCGAGACAGAGAGTAAGGGTTGACTCCGCAAGGACAAAAAACCCAGTTAGCACCGCTATTTTTTATTTTTTTTATGGAGCGAGATAAACGGAGTTTAAATTCAAGTTCCTCGCCAAATATATTTGAAAATACAGATCCAATAGGTTTAATAAAACCATTTAGCGGGAATCCCATAATACACTTCAGTCTTATATCGTCATCAAGATCTCTTCTGCCGTACATGTATCTTTGAGATCCGCTTACAATAATTGCAATGTTGTCTGATAATACTCGGAACAGACGTGTATTTACCCGGCACATGCCCCATGCCTTTACATTTTCTCTAACTGGGGGATCGTCGGTAACTATAGCTAGTTTTACCTCAGACCTCATGATTTATCGCTCAATTTACTTTTTTGAGGTTTTCCGATTACCCACATGGTAGGGCCCAAAATACTAATCCAATGTCCTGTTGACCAGAATATAATAGTTCGTATCATAGTTCTGACAAAACGACCCATTGGGACCCGACACCACCGATTTTTAGAGATATTTAATGGATATTCATCTTTAAATTGAATTACTTCCATTTTACACATTTTTATTAATGCATTGAGAGCTGTTGTCGTAAATAGTGTTTCATGGGTAATGTCGTTAGAATAATTCAATCCAGAAAATGGACTATCCCCGCAAGGACCTCTGAAAATAAATATACCATTCGGAGTTAAGACCTTATACACCAAATCTAAAAAGAAAACAAAGGATTCTTTATTCAAATGTTCAATAAAATCAATTGCAATGATCACATCGATTGATGAGGATGATTGCGATGCAAGCCATTCCAATGCATCTGCTTTAATAACATTGAGACTCTGGTCTTTACAAATCTCCAAGTATCGTTCTGACAGGTCAACACCAGTAACATCGACAAATCCTCTTTTTTGTAAATGTCGTAGAAATATGCCCGGGCCACAACCAACTTCAACAATTTTTTGAAATTTTCGTGTTTCTAAATGTGGTGTAAGTAATCTATCATAGATATCTGAATCTCTTTCCTCAAGTATTTCAACATCTCTTGCATTTGCAATGCCCCGGAGATCTGATTGGTTTGAATAATAACGAGAGATATAAGTGTCAGAATTTTCCATCATTTTTCCATCCTTCTGTAGTACTATTATTACTTTGAATTGCACCTCATAAATGACATCTTATGATGTCTTGACATACTAAATTCTCTTCTCACCCTACTTTAATCTCTCTTAGATGGAGAGAACATGATCCACAAAGAAATCAGCCGTTATGACTATAAATAGCGTTGTAACTTAATTAACAGTGGTGTAATTTTCATTCTATATCTTTTAACTCATCAGGAGAATATTCTCCAAAGGGGCATAAAATAACATTTGATGGTATTCTTTGGCGAATGACTTTAGCGGGTACACCAACTGCTACCGACCAATCAGGTATGTCTTTATTTACTAAAGATCCTGCCCCGATCACACATCCTTTACCAATTCTTACTCTTCCTAATATTGTAACTCTTGCACCGATCCAACAACCCTGCCCAATAATAACATTTTGATTATGGATGGGAACGTAGGATGAAATATCATGCGACCCGGCTACGATGAGTAGATCTCGAGCGGTTTGAGTATAACTCCCAATTATGACTTGGTCAAATGCCCAAATATGATTATAGTGTCCGAGTGCAACGCAATCCTGTATAAGAATATTTTTAGGGTATAAGCATTGGAATCCTGCACTAATTATTACTTTGTTTTTAATTCTTATACCCGATAATTTTAGGAATAAATTCTTAATATTGCAAAGAAATCTTGGATTTCGATAGTTCATGCAATTTCCAAGGAATATTAATAATGGAGCAAAGATAAATTGAAGGTAATAAAATAATTTATTTATTCTCATTCTTCATCCTCAAGTCCATCATAATACACAGTTTTGCCAGGAAATATCATTGAACCAATGCCCATCTTTTGCTCAAAAACGAGGCCCGTTTTTGTTGGACATCCTTCTGCAATTATTTCTGCTGCCATGGGAAATTCCCAAAGTGAAATAATTCCAGGATCATATATTGTTATGCTTAGATAATAGGTACCTTTTATTATCATTGGCAATTGGATGATGCTTTTTATATGCAATGAGCCTGGAGTTATTTTTTTTGTACCTCCGTTCATATATCCCGGAGAAAAAATTCCTATTACATTGTTTTGGGGGGAGATAAGGCGTGCTTCAATATTTATATATACTGACTGCACAACTTGACCCATTATCTCAATCTCAAGAAATTTGGCTTTGGGTTTGAGAATAATCTGATCCTGTTCTAAGTTGTTGATTTTTATTTTGTCAATATTAATATGATCGGTTTTTCGTTCTCCATGGGAAATGATAGTTCCACATCTTTTTACTGTATCTGACAGATATTTATCTACACAGCTGTTCACATCTCCTTCCTTTGCAACAGACCCATTTTGAAGTAAAATACATCTTGAGCAGAGTTGGTTTATCGCCCCCATATTATGACTCACAAACAGAACCGTCCTCCCCTCTTTTGCCACATCCTCCATCTTCCCTAAACACTTCTTTTGAAACTCTGCGTCTCCCACAGCAAGAACCTCATCCACGACAAGTATCTCCGGTTCCAGGTGGGCTGCTACAGAGAATGCAAGCCTTACATTCATACCACTTGAATACCTTTTAACTGGTGTGTCCAAAAACTTTTCGACGCCTGAGAACTTCACGATCTCGTCAAACTTCTCGTCGATCTCTCTCTTCTTCATGCCTAGAATAGAACCGTTAAAATAGATATTCTCCCTACCGGAAAGCTCAGGGTGGAAACCAGTGCCTACTTCAAGGAGGCTTCCTACACGCCCGCACATCCTTACCTCGCCCTCGGTCGGGTAGGTGATTCGTGAGAGGATCTTAAGGAGAGTACTCTTGCCTGCACCGTTTCTGCCAATAATTCCAACGACCTCCCCGCACCCTATCTCGAAATTCACGTCCTTGAGCGCCCAGAATGTGTCATTTTGCCTGCGACTATCCTTCAGTGTCTTTAACGGGTGCCTCATAGCAGAGGTAAGGCTTTCGGAGAACCTCTTGTATGTCCGATCAACGCCGATACTATACTGCTTGGATAAGTGTTTTACCTCGATTATCGGTTTTTCCTTTTTTGATGCCGCCATTTAGATCAAGTCCGCAAAATACTTCTCTGTACTCCTCAGGTAGAGAATTCCACTAGCAAAGATCACTATCGTCAGCACCGCCGAGATGGCAAGGCTAACAAAATTCACAGGAACGTGTCCTAGCAGGCATGCACGGTGAGCATCTATTAAACCGGTCATCGGATTCAGGTACAGCAACCACCGCATATTTTCACCCACAATATTTGTAGGGTAGATGACTGGTGATACAAACAGAAGAAGCTGGATAAAGAACGGAAGGGCGAACTTCACATCCCTATATTTTACACAGAAGGAAGAGAGCCAGTAGCCTAAGCCTGAAGAAAGCAAAAATGTCATAAAAACAATAAGTGGCAATAGGAGTATTGTAATACCAGGCATAAAATGGTAGTAGACCATCATAACTGCAAGGATACTCATAGCAATCCCATAATCAACAAGACCTGAAAGGCATGGCGCAGTCGGTATGAATATCCGCGGCATGTATACTTTTGAGAGAAGGGGAGCATTGTCAACAAGGCTGTTGCTTGATTGGGAAAGAGCATTCGAAAAATAAATCCAGAGTAGAAGGCCTGAGTATGAAAATATTGGATAGGGCACCCCATCTGAGGGCATCTGTGCTAACCGACTGAAGATCAGGGTGAATACTATCATCGTAAAAAAAGGCTGCAACAATGCCCAGGATGCACCCATAACCGTCTGTTTGTATCGGATCTTGATTTCCCGAAGGGCAAGGAAGAAAAGAAGCTCTCTGTACTCCTTCAGTTCCTGCCAGTTAAGATCCAGAAGCCCATATTTCGGGCGGATCACCAGTTCGTAGTCAGTTGCATGTTCAGTCATATAAAACACATTTATCTTTTTTCGCTGGGGGGAGTATTTCCAAAACATTAATGATTATTAACATTCTTTTAAAACAAGTTTTGGAATTTCATTTTTGATAGTTGTTAATCTTGTACTTTCGTCATTTTCTAATAAACATCTAAAATAGTTAATCGTCTTCTTTAAACCATCTTCTAATTTTTCCTCTGATCTCCAGCCAAGTTCTTTGATTGCCAGATCAATATTCGGTTTACGTTTTAGTGGATCATCCTCTGGCAAAGGTTTATAGATAAGTTTACTAGTTGAATTGGTTAACTCAATTACTTTCTGTGCAAGTTCTAAAATTGTGAATTCCTCAGGATTTCCAATATTTATAGGTCCTGTCAAACCTTCACGAGAGTTCATCATGCGGGTCAGGCCTTCAATCAAGTCATCAACATAGCAAAAACTTCTGGTCTGTGTACCTTTCCCGTAAATGGTTATGTCTTCGCCCTTAAGTGCCTGCACAATGAAATTGCTCACCACTCTCCCATCGTTTGGGTGCATCCTGGGACCATAGGTATTAAAAATTCGTACCACTTTTATATCTAAACCATGTTGACGTCTGTAGTCAAAAAAAAGTGTTTCAGCACATCTTTTCCCTTCGTCATAACATGCTCGTGGTCCAATGGAATTTACATTACCTCGATATTTTTCTGACTGGGGATGGACCTGTGGATCACCATAAACTTCTGAAGTTGAAGCCTGCAGGATCTTTGCATCCAGTCTCTTTGCAAGGTCCAGCATATTGATTGCACCCATTACTGAGGTTTTTGTTGTCTGAACCGGATCAAACTGATAATGGACAGGACTGGCTGGACAGGCAAGATTGTAAATTTCATCTACTTCCACGGAAAGCGGAAAATTAATGTCGTGGCGAATAACCTCAAAATAGGGGTCTTTCATGAGGTGAACAATATTTCTTTTTTTGCCAGTGAAGAAATTATCTACACATATAACTTCATGACCTTCATTTAATAAGCGTTCACAGAGATGTGACCCTAAAAAACCAGCTCCACCAGTAACCAAAATTTGTTTTCTCATATAATTCCTTCTTGTTGTGTTAGAATTTCGACTGAATATACCATTCATAAGTTCGTTCAATTCCATTCTTCAACGAAATACTGGCTTTCCATCCAAGACCATTCAATTTTGTAACGTCCATCAATTTCCTCGGAGTCCCATCGGGTTTTGAAGTATCATACCTGATCTTCCCTTCAAACCCAACAATTTCTTTGATTAATGCAGCTAATTCGCCTATTGTAACATCTTCTCCAACCCCAATATTCACAAACTCCCCTATCTCCGAAAAATCATAATTCTCCATCAAATACACACAGGCATCCGCCATATCGTCCACATGCATGAACTCTCTAAGTGGCTTTCCTGTACCCCACACAACAACTTCAGGTTCGTTATTCACCTTTGCTTCATGGAATTTCCTTATCAACGCAGGCATCACATGGGAAGTTTCGAGATCAAAATTATCATTCGGCCCGTAGAGGTTGGTCGGCATTACCGAGATGAAGTTGGTCCCATACTGCTGGTTGTAATGTTTGCAGAGCCTTATGCCTGCGATCTTTGCAATTGCATAGGCTTCGTTAGTTTCCTCAAGTGGACCTGATAACAAATATTCTTCTTTGAGGGGCTGCGGGGCTAATTTAGGATAGATACAGGAAGAGCCAAGGAAAAGCAGTTTTTTTACGCCGTACTTATAGGAGGCGTGGATGATGTTTGCTTCGATCATCAAATTCTCATAGATAAATTGAGCGGGGTAGGTGCTGTTAGCAAGGATTCCACCCACTTTTGCTGCAGCTAAGAAGACGTATTCGGGCTTTTCCTGTTCGAAGAATTCGTTTACTGCCTGCTGGTTGGTAAGGTCAAGTTCTTTATGGGTGCGGAAGATCAGGTTGGTGTATTCTTTAGATTCAAGTTTTCTTTTGAGGGCTGAACCTACGAGGCCGCGATGGCCGGCTAAGTAGATTTTTGAGTCTTTGTCCATTTTATCGCCTTTAGTTTTACAGGGGGAATTTTAGGGGAGGGTTTTGCTATTTTTGCTATTATACTTCAGCAACCTTTATAAAATATTAAGATTTAGCTTTGAACTTTCAGCCATGTTTTCTTCAAGTTCCTGACAGGCTGCTAATTTATCAAAGGGATAGTTTTTCAGGACTTCTTCCTCATCGGATTTTATCATTATTTTTACCAGCTCTTCCATTTTGACTTTTGGTTCCCAGCCAAGTTTTTCTCTGGCTTTTGAGGGGTCGCCGATAAGGAGTTCTACTTCAGTTGGCCTGTAATATCCAGGATCTATTTCAACTATGATTTTGCCTGTACTGGCATCGAGTCCTACTTCTTCTACGCCTTTTCCCTGCCAGATAATGTCTATTCCTAACTCTTTGAATGTAAGTTCCGTAAATTTCCGGACTGAATGGGTTTCGCCTGTTGCTATAACGTAATCATTGGGGGTTTCCTGCTGGAGCATCAGCCACATGGCTTCCACGTAGTCTTTTGCAAAACCCCAGTCCCTTTTTGAATCAAGATTTCCAAGGTAGAGCCTTTCCTGCAAGCCGTACTTTATTTTTGCAGCAGCCATTGTGATTTTTCTTGTAACGAAGGTTTCACCGCGGCTCGGGGATTCGTGGTTAAAGAGGATCCCGTTGCAGGCAAAAATTCCGTAGGCTTCCCGATAATTTATCGTTATCCAGTAGGCGTACAGTTTGGCGGCTGCATATGGGCTTCTCGGGTAAAATGGAGTTGTTTCTTTCTGGGGGATTTCCTGGACTTTTCCGTAAAGTTCACTGGTTGAGGCCTGGTAGAATTTCGTTTTCTTTTCAAGGCCGAGGATGCGGATAGCTTCCAGAATACGTAGTGTTCCCAATCCATCAGAGTTTGCTGTGTATTCAGGAGTTTCAAAGGAAACCTGAACATGGCTCTGAGCAGCCAGGTTGTAAATTTCATCCGGCTTCACTTCCTGAATGATCCGAATAAGGTTAGTAGAATCGGTCAGGTCTCCGTAATGCATGAAAAAGTTTACATTTCTTTCGTGGGGGTCTTTGTACAGGTGATCAATTCTTGCCGTATTAAAGGAAGAAGATCGTCGTTTGACTCCATGCACAATATATCCTTTATTCAAAAGAAACTCAGCCAGGTATGCGCCGTCCTGACCTGTAATCCCGGTGATTAAGGCGACTTTTTCCATATTACAACCTCGGATTTACTTATTAATAATTCGTAGGGGGACCAAAGCTTTAAAAATAATTTATTAAACTTCTGCCAGGTGATTCATTTACTTCCAGACACATCATCAAACATGACAATGTCCCCTTCGTCCACAAACTCTCCAAACTGAATCTCTGTAGGCTTCATGGGAAACTTTCCCGGCTGAGAGATCAGAGCCTTATTCCTTAACAACCTGCAAGAATTATATATTAAATGCATGAAATATCCGGAGAGCATAGGTCAAAAACGCATTCAATAGAAGTGCATAACGACCTTTTGAATAAAGGGTTTATATATGTGTCAGAAAGTATTTTTGTTGCAAGTAAAGATAGGGCGGAAGTTATTAAAAAACTTTTGCATGAAACTTTAGATAAACGTTACCTAAGTTGTTTTACCGGAATATTCAGGATCTTGGGCAATAAAGGCTACTGGCTACGATAACTTAGATTATTCCAAAAAATTAATTCAACTGAAGACATCAATAAGGGCATACGTCCCAGGGTGAAAATTCGTGGGTGCGCTAATTTTTAAATAACTGTTACAGAGTCAGGTCCATTTTGACTGTTTTATTCGGGGAGGCGTTTCCGGTTATTTTGCACCCTTTACTTATTGGAAAATATTGACATAACCCGTGTCCACTTCGGAAACATTACCTCAGAAAAGCACATTATACCTTTGCTCATACAAGACTTCCTGTATAGGACACTTTTAGGTATCATGGACAAGCCGGTCATTGAGTAGAACTCACCTACAACCATTTTCACATCAAAAAACTCGCCTATATCCATTTTAACATCAAAAATAACATAGCGGGCAGAAGTTTCTTCCGGAGGTGGATTGCTTCAAGGAAGAAAGTAGTTTCTTCTTCGGACCGACTGTGGAGAAAGTTCATATAAAGCCTCAAGGCTTTAGCATCAAGATAAAGGGCATGCTGTCCTCCAACAATATTTTAAGTTTATTCATTTTCATTTAATGTGTTTATATAATTTTATATAACATTTGATCAATTACCATTCATTCCTTTATACAACAACCAGACCTTAACGAACCATTGCCTTACCGAACTTTTTAATACATCCACAATAGTGCCCGATTTCGTCCATTTTGATTATATTATCTCAACAAAATGAGATTTTTGTAAAGTAAATTGACGTAAGTAATACTGTTTCGGAATCTGGTATATAAGTAAACAAATAAATAAACAAATAAGTAAACAAATAAATAAACGAATAAATAAACGAATAAATAATTATGATATTGAAAAATGCAGGAAACTGAAAGGAAATCCCATGAAAATTCTTGTGATACCTACTACTGATTGGATCAGACACCCTGTACCTAATCGGCTTAATTTCATATTTGATATACTTGCAGAAAAACATGAAGTGTATGTACTACATTTCAACCTGGAGAACTTCAAAAATAACAGAGCAAGAAAAACAGCTTGCACACTAATAGATACAAAATTTATAGATGTAAAAGATCCGTCTCTTTATTACTTATTAAACTGGCCAAAGCATTTTTTGAAAATGAGAGAAATAATAAAAAAAGAAGGCATAGATGTTGTTCTCTCTGCAAACATCCTCCCATCGTTTATAATAAACTTTTTAAATGTACCTGTTGTTTTTGACTATCTGGACCACTTAGAGGAATCTGCTGCAATATATTACCCGGAATCTTTTTTTGGAAAAATTGTTAAGAATGGAGTAAGGCAAATTACAAGGTATAATTTAAGACATTCAGCGTCGGTTATAACCGTTACTCAGGAACTCAAAGGTTTTCTGGAAGGTATACGAGTCAAAAATATAGAAGTAATTCCTAATGGAGTAAATTGCAACCTTTTAAGGCCTCTCCCAAAAGAGGAGGCAAAAAAGGAATTGGGCTTAAAAGGAAATGTCATAGGATATGTAGGGTCACTTGAGCACTGGGTAGATCTTGAGATGGTTGTAGAAGCCCTCCCTGATCTCGAAGTCAGCCTTCTGGTTGTGGGACCGGGGCTATTTACGGATTACGGGGAAAAGATCAAAGAGATGGCAAACAAGCTGGGAGTTTCGGAAAAGATCACCTTTACAGGAGCAGTGCCTTACGAGGAGTTAGGGACTTATATTTCAGCTATGGATATAGGGCTCAATACACTGAAAAAAATGGATAAAAACGAATATGCAGCTGGAGGAAAGGTGTTTAATTACCTGGCCTGCGGAAGACCCGTGTTATCCAGCAGGACAATTTCCCTTGTAAGAATGCTCGGAGATAACTTATTTTACTACGATGATAAAGACGGGTTCATAAAAGAAACAAAAAGGATTCTGGAGACTCCGGATAATGAGAAAAAATATAGAGAACTTGCTAAAACTTTTGACTGGGAAGTCCTTGCCCAAAAATACGAAGAGGTCTTGAGGAGAGCCACATGAGAGTTTTATTGCTATCCAGTCAACCTGAGAGGACAACCCGTCTTCAGATGTTCAAAAGGAGTCTGGAAGAACTTGGATACGATGTTATAGTTCCAAAATTTGAGAGTAGAAACTGGATAAAAATAGCTGGATCTGCAGAGCAATTAATCAAGAACGAAAAACCAGATGTCGTTCATATTTTTAATGTACCTGATGTGATATACAGCAGATTACCAGAACTCAAAGGCAGGTTTTTCAAGAAAATGATCTATGATTATAGGTCACCCTGGGGTCTTGAGCTGCAAATGAACGTAGGTCTGGCAGGGAAAATAGTAGCTGAACACTTTGAGAAAAAATTGGCAATTAACGCTGATCTTATTACTACAGTAAACAAGCCTCTCGGAGATAAAGTTAAAACTTATATAGGAAATTTACAGACCGAAATACATGAAATTCCAAACTACCCATTAAAAAGTTTTGTGAACAATGCTAAGGAGAATTTGAAGGAAGATGAAGCAATAACTTTTCTTGGGAGGATTTGTGAAAGGGAAGGCATAAAGAGCCTTTTGAACATTGCTAAAAAGTTTCCGGACGAAAAGTTTCGAATTGTGGGAGATGGGCCTTTTGCAAAGTGGTATTTAGCAAAAAAACCACAAAATGTAGAATACCTGGGTTGGCAGCCGCATGAAAATATACCAGGCATAATACAAAATGCAAAAATATGTCTGATCCCTTTCCAGGAAAGCATGCTTACCAAATACACAACCGATAAAAGTGTCTGGAAACTTAATGAATATCTCAATTTTGGAAGACTTGTAATAGCCTCGGGAATCTCAAAGGAAGAGGACAGAAAAAATCTGCTGATTGTAAAAAGTTCTGAGCTTGAAAATGCCATTTCAGAATATCTTGATAAAAAGCCAGAAAAATTAAACCCTGAAGATTACCGTTTCTGGGAATCAAACACCAGAAGAATAAAAGAAATCTATGAAAAAATCCTGTAAAAATTGTAAGATTGAATACGGGAACTACAATTAATTCATTTGAAGAATTAATTCATTTGAAGAATTAATTAAATTGAAGAATTAATTAAATTGAAGAATTAATTCATTTGAAGAATTAATTCATTTGAAAAAACAGAATAAGAAATTACGTATTTGGATGCGGAAGTTTAACAATAAAGCGGGAAGTCCCCTTCCTCGGCAGGTATTAGCCTTACAGGTAGGGGGTAGTTCACATAAAAAGATATACAAACACTCTCAGCAGAATACAGGCAAGGGTATAATGTTAAAAATTTGTATGTTATCAACAAGCCATAATCCCCTCGATACCCGGATATTTTATAAAGAAGCAAAAAGCCTTAAAAAAGTGGGTTATGATGTCAGCGTCTTGGGCCACACCAGTGAAAAAACCATAGATGAAGTAGACGGGATTAAAATCATAGGAATCGATAAAAAAGTGGATCCAAAAGAATACCTGCAGTTATTGAAACAATT is drawn from Methanosarcina lacustris Z-7289 and contains these coding sequences:
- a CDS encoding glycosyltransferase family protein — encoded protein: MGFPLNGFIKPIGSVFSNIFGEELEFKLRLSRSIKKIKNSGANWVFCPCGVNPYSLSRGLRIAQACNLPIAAYLVDDFLSGSELSGDTTALHVAQKDIPKWLEEVDQIFVISEGLRSRIQSLYNLDSVVLPLPYDLVSETGFQENDSKLGTDEKQIIYVGNLSHFYIEGLKQIAQIIDEINNNIGSNIKLRFTLPNMNEIKSLIGNYDCIKCSPCIDNRDLQQEIHSSILCFAPYSFQEKYKIMVSTSFPSKLLDYLSAARLILVLGPDYASSVIYFKKNRLKTCLTKQDPEMIRAIIIQQLNENTDYSNAYREVLQKNHNPREVALQVISTLKSHHT
- a CDS encoding class I SAM-dependent methyltransferase, which translates into the protein MMENSDTYISRYYSNQSDLRGIANARDVEILEERDSDIYDRLLTPHLETRKFQKIVEVGCGPGIFLRHLQKRGFVDVTGVDLSERYLEICKDQSLNVIKADALEWLASQSSSSIDVIIAIDFIEHLNKESFVFFLDLVYKVLTPNGIFIFRGPCGDSPFSGLNYSNDITHETLFTTTALNALIKMCKMEVIQFKDEYPLNISKNRWCRVPMGRFVRTMIRTIIFWSTGHWISILGPTMWVIGKPQKSKLSDKS
- a CDS encoding DapH/DapD/GlmU-related protein — its product is MRINKLFYYLQFIFAPLLIFLGNCMNYRNPRFLCNIKNLFLKLSGIRIKNKVIISAGFQCLYPKNILIQDCVALGHYNHIWAFDQVIIGSYTQTARDLLIVAGSHDISSYVPIHNQNVIIGQGCWIGARVTILGRVRIGKGCVIGAGSLVNKDIPDWSVAVGVPAKVIRQRIPSNVILCPFGEYSPDELKDIE
- a CDS encoding ABC transporter ATP-binding protein, with amino-acid sequence MAASKKEKPIIEVKHLSKQYSIGVDRTYKRFSESLTSAMRHPLKTLKDSRRQNDTFWALKDVNFEIGCGEVVGIIGRNGAGKSTLLKILSRITYPTEGEVRMCGRVGSLLEVGTGFHPELSGRENIYFNGSILGMKKREIDEKFDEIVKFSGVEKFLDTPVKRYSSGMNVRLAFSVAAHLEPEILVVDEVLAVGDAEFQKKCLGKMEDVAKEGRTVLFVSHNMGAINQLCSRCILLQNGSVAKEGDVNSCVDKYLSDTVKRCGTIISHGERKTDHINIDKIKINNLEQDQIILKPKAKFLEIEIMGQVVQSVYINIEARLISPQNNVIGIFSPGYMNGGTKKITPGSLHIKSIIQLPMIIKGTYYLSITIYDPGIISLWEFPMAAEIIAEGCPTKTGLVFEQKMGIGSMIFPGKTVYYDGLEDEE
- a CDS encoding ABC transporter permease, coding for MTEHATDYELVIRPKYGLLDLNWQELKEYRELLFFLALREIKIRYKQTVMGASWALLQPFFTMIVFTLIFSRLAQMPSDGVPYPIFSYSGLLLWIYFSNALSQSSNSLVDNAPLLSKVYMPRIFIPTAPCLSGLVDYGIAMSILAVMMVYYHFMPGITILLLPLIVFMTFLLSSGLGYWLSSFCVKYRDVKFALPFFIQLLLFVSPVIYPTNIVGENMRWLLYLNPMTGLIDAHRACLLGHVPVNFVSLAISAVLTIVIFASGILYLRSTEKYFADLI
- a CDS encoding UDP-glucuronic acid decarboxylase family protein translates to MRKQILVTGGAGFLGSHLCERLLNEGHEVICVDNFFTGKKRNIVHLMKDPYFEVIRHDINFPLSVEVDEIYNLACPASPVHYQFDPVQTTKTSVMGAINMLDLAKRLDAKILQASTSEVYGDPQVHPQSEKYRGNVNSIGPRACYDEGKRCAETLFFDYRRQHGLDIKVVRIFNTYGPRMHPNDGRVVSNFIVQALKGEDITIYGKGTQTRSFCYVDDLIEGLTRMMNSREGLTGPINIGNPEEFTILELAQKVIELTNSTSKLIYKPLPEDDPLKRKPNIDLAIKELGWRSEEKLEDGLKKTINYFRCLLENDESTRLTTIKNEIPKLVLKEC
- the fcl gene encoding GDP-L-fucose synthase codes for the protein MDKDSKIYLAGHRGLVGSALKRKLESKEYTNLIFRTHKELDLTNQQAVNEFFEQEKPEYVFLAAAKVGGILANSTYPAQFIYENLMIEANIIHASYKYGVKKLLFLGSSCIYPKLAPQPLKEEYLLSGPLEETNEAYAIAKIAGIRLCKHYNQQYGTNFISVMPTNLYGPNDNFDLETSHVMPALIRKFHEAKVNNEPEVVVWGTGKPLREFMHVDDMADACVYLMENYDFSEIGEFVNIGVGEDVTIGELAALIKEIVGFEGKIRYDTSKPDGTPRKLMDVTKLNGLGWKASISLKNGIERTYEWYIQSKF
- the gmd gene encoding GDP-mannose 4,6-dehydratase → MEKVALITGITGQDGAYLAEFLLNKGYIVHGVKRRSSSFNTARIDHLYKDPHERNVNFFMHYGDLTDSTNLIRIIQEVKPDEIYNLAAQSHVQVSFETPEYTANSDGLGTLRILEAIRILGLEKKTKFYQASTSELYGKVQEIPQKETTPFYPRSPYAAAKLYAYWITINYREAYGIFACNGILFNHESPSRGETFVTRKITMAAAKIKYGLQERLYLGNLDSKRDWGFAKDYVEAMWLMLQQETPNDYVIATGETHSVRKFTELTFKELGIDIIWQGKGVEEVGLDASTGKIIVEIDPGYYRPTEVELLIGDPSKAREKLGWEPKVKMEELVKIMIKSDEEEVLKNYPFDKLAACQELEENMAESSKLNLNIL
- a CDS encoding glycosyltransferase, yielding MKILVIPTTDWIRHPVPNRLNFIFDILAEKHEVYVLHFNLENFKNNRARKTACTLIDTKFIDVKDPSLYYLLNWPKHFLKMREIIKKEGIDVVLSANILPSFIINFLNVPVVFDYLDHLEESAAIYYPESFFGKIVKNGVRQITRYNLRHSASVITVTQELKGFLEGIRVKNIEVIPNGVNCNLLRPLPKEEAKKELGLKGNVIGYVGSLEHWVDLEMVVEALPDLEVSLLVVGPGLFTDYGEKIKEMANKLGVSEKITFTGAVPYEELGTYISAMDIGLNTLKKMDKNEYAAGGKVFNYLACGRPVLSSRTISLVRMLGDNLFYYDDKDGFIKETKRILETPDNEKKYRELAKTFDWEVLAQKYEEVLRRAT